From Bos javanicus breed banteng chromosome 5, ARS-OSU_banteng_1.0, whole genome shotgun sequence, the proteins below share one genomic window:
- the LOC133248327 gene encoding uncharacterized protein LOC133248327 isoform X2, translated as MTWALIVEEGKRKQEKDSGRGERLPPCCAEERAGSWDCHGWKTSCCSYLNTVARPERGRRAGRSRTPSARATDFVHNTDWLGEGGSSLPWHLRPHPGLQAQDRSSDSQRRAAPLQSRVTANSARKKRTARGRGWIREETRSTYLCGFYHKLEGAELTWMKLNVLLSLLVLSKNSLPLPLEVPECARVIHTPALDVRLSRKHPRAPWTPCSAQPPLKMVQVMSTRGHPMEQEAGPRRRLKVLSPTVGAGSAETCATAPSARALRPGSGPGPGPGPAPAADRLRSARAVRPHWKTSGWKQPDGRLVSSKEPTSVIQI; from the exons ATGACTTGGGCATTAATTgtggaagaagggaagagaaaacaagagaaggacTCAGGAAGAGGGGAGAGGCTCCCACCATGCTGTGCTGAGGAGAGAGCAGGCTCTTGGGATTGCCATGGATGGAAAACGAGCTGCTGTTCCTATTTAAATACGGTGGCGCGACCGGAGCGTGGGCGGAGAGCCGGGAGGAGCCGGACCCCCTCTGCTCGGGCCACAGACTTTGTGCATAACACTGattggctgggggaggggggaagctcCCTTCCATGGCACTTAAGGCCGCATCCTGGGCTTCAAGCCCAGGACAGATCCTCTGACTCGCAGAGACGGGCCGCCCCACTGCAGTCAAGGGTCACAGCGAACTCCGCCCGGAAAAAGCGCACAGCGCGCGGGAGGGGATGGATTCGAGAAGAAACGAGGTCTACGTATCTTTGCGGCTTTTACCACAAACTTGAAGGAGCTGAGTTGACTTGGATGAAACTTAATGTGCTCCTGTCTCTCTTGGTGCTTAGTAAAAACAGCCTGCCTCTTCCTTTAGAGGTGCCTGAGTGTGCCCGTGTGATCCACACCCCGGCTTTGGACGTGCGGCTTTCTCGAAAGCATCCTCGGGCTCCCTGGACCCCTTGCTCCGCGCAGCCGCCACTCAAGATGGTGCAGGTGATGAGCACCAGGGGGCACCCGATGGAGCAGGAAGCCGGACCCAGACGGCGGTTGAAAGTCTTAAGCCCAACGGTAGGAGCGGGAAGCGCTGAAACGTGCGCAACTGCTCCGAGCGCGCGTGCGCTCCGCCCGGgctccggccccggccccggccccggccccgcgccCGCGGCGGACCGGCTCCGGAGCGCACGGGCCGTGCGGCCGCACTGGAAGACCAGCGGTTGGAAGCAGCCGGACGGAAGATTG GTGTCCAGTAAAGAACCGACCTCTGTAATCCAAATATAA
- the LOC133248327 gene encoding uncharacterized protein LOC133248327 isoform X3: MTWALIVEEGKRKQEKDSGRGERLPPCCAEERAGSWDCHGWKTSCCSYLNTVARPERGRRAGRSRTPSARATDFVHNTDWLGEGGSSLPWHLRPHPGLQAQDRSSDSQRRAAPLQSRVTANSARKKRTARGRGWIREETRSTYLCGFYHKLEGAELTWMKLNVLLSLLVLSKNSLPLPLEVPECARVIHTPALDVRLSRKHPRAPWTPCSAQPPLKMVQVMSTRGHPMEQEAGPRRRLKVLSPTVGAGSAETCATAPSARALRPGSGPGPGPGPAPAADRLRSARAVRPHWKTSGWKQPDGRLSGVQ; the protein is encoded by the exons ATGACTTGGGCATTAATTgtggaagaagggaagagaaaacaagagaaggacTCAGGAAGAGGGGAGAGGCTCCCACCATGCTGTGCTGAGGAGAGAGCAGGCTCTTGGGATTGCCATGGATGGAAAACGAGCTGCTGTTCCTATTTAAATACGGTGGCGCGACCGGAGCGTGGGCGGAGAGCCGGGAGGAGCCGGACCCCCTCTGCTCGGGCCACAGACTTTGTGCATAACACTGattggctgggggaggggggaagctcCCTTCCATGGCACTTAAGGCCGCATCCTGGGCTTCAAGCCCAGGACAGATCCTCTGACTCGCAGAGACGGGCCGCCCCACTGCAGTCAAGGGTCACAGCGAACTCCGCCCGGAAAAAGCGCACAGCGCGCGGGAGGGGATGGATTCGAGAAGAAACGAGGTCTACGTATCTTTGCGGCTTTTACCACAAACTTGAAGGAGCTGAGTTGACTTGGATGAAACTTAATGTGCTCCTGTCTCTCTTGGTGCTTAGTAAAAACAGCCTGCCTCTTCCTTTAGAGGTGCCTGAGTGTGCCCGTGTGATCCACACCCCGGCTTTGGACGTGCGGCTTTCTCGAAAGCATCCTCGGGCTCCCTGGACCCCTTGCTCCGCGCAGCCGCCACTCAAGATGGTGCAGGTGATGAGCACCAGGGGGCACCCGATGGAGCAGGAAGCCGGACCCAGACGGCGGTTGAAAGTCTTAAGCCCAACGGTAGGAGCGGGAAGCGCTGAAACGTGCGCAACTGCTCCGAGCGCGCGTGCGCTCCGCCCGGgctccggccccggccccggccccggccccgcgccCGCGGCGGACCGGCTCCGGAGCGCACGGGCCGTGCGGCCGCACTGGAAGACCAGCGGTTGGAAGCAGCCGGACGGAAGATTG TCAGGTGTCCAGTAA
- the LOC133248327 gene encoding uncharacterized protein LOC133248327 isoform X1, translating to MTWALIVEEGKRKQEKDSGRGERLPPCCAEERAGSWDCHGWKTSCCSYLNTVARPERGRRAGRSRTPSARATDFVHNTDWLGEGGSSLPWHLRPHPGLQAQDRSSDSQRRAAPLQSRVTANSARKKRTARGRGWIREETRSTYLCGFYHKLEGAELTWMKLNVLLSLLVLSKNSLPLPLEVPECARVIHTPALDVRLSRKHPRAPWTPCSAQPPLKMVQVMSTRGHPMEQEAGPRRRLKVLSPTVGAGSAETCATAPSARALRPGSGPGPGPGPAPAADRLRSARAVRPHWKTSGWKQPDGRLVSASFPSKCPKLAA from the coding sequence ATGACTTGGGCATTAATTgtggaagaagggaagagaaaacaagagaaggacTCAGGAAGAGGGGAGAGGCTCCCACCATGCTGTGCTGAGGAGAGAGCAGGCTCTTGGGATTGCCATGGATGGAAAACGAGCTGCTGTTCCTATTTAAATACGGTGGCGCGACCGGAGCGTGGGCGGAGAGCCGGGAGGAGCCGGACCCCCTCTGCTCGGGCCACAGACTTTGTGCATAACACTGattggctgggggaggggggaagctcCCTTCCATGGCACTTAAGGCCGCATCCTGGGCTTCAAGCCCAGGACAGATCCTCTGACTCGCAGAGACGGGCCGCCCCACTGCAGTCAAGGGTCACAGCGAACTCCGCCCGGAAAAAGCGCACAGCGCGCGGGAGGGGATGGATTCGAGAAGAAACGAGGTCTACGTATCTTTGCGGCTTTTACCACAAACTTGAAGGAGCTGAGTTGACTTGGATGAAACTTAATGTGCTCCTGTCTCTCTTGGTGCTTAGTAAAAACAGCCTGCCTCTTCCTTTAGAGGTGCCTGAGTGTGCCCGTGTGATCCACACCCCGGCTTTGGACGTGCGGCTTTCTCGAAAGCATCCTCGGGCTCCCTGGACCCCTTGCTCCGCGCAGCCGCCACTCAAGATGGTGCAGGTGATGAGCACCAGGGGGCACCCGATGGAGCAGGAAGCCGGACCCAGACGGCGGTTGAAAGTCTTAAGCCCAACGGTAGGAGCGGGAAGCGCTGAAACGTGCGCAACTGCTCCGAGCGCGCGTGCGCTCCGCCCGGgctccggccccggccccggccccggccccgcgccCGCGGCGGACCGGCTCCGGAGCGCACGGGCCGTGCGGCCGCACTGGAAGACCAGCGGTTGGAAGCAGCCGGACGGAAGATTGGTTAGCGCTTCGTTTCCTAGCAAATGCCCAAAGCTAGCTGCATGA